The Brettanomyces bruxellensis chromosome 8, complete sequence genome segment ccctattttttttttttgcttaaTAATCGCGAAATATATTGAAACTAGAAGTAAAATCATGACATGTGAGCACACTGATAGACCTTCTTTACTTATTCTTGTTAGAAGTAGAATCATCTTATAGGCTACAGCTATCATTTTTGCTTACATTTGAACCGTTTTAGCATAAAGGTTGTTGATTAGTTGTGCAACAATGCTTTCGGTCAGAAGGCTTTTGAGCCatctgattttttttcttgtattGGTGAACATTTGCAAGGGTGAGGAAGAAGTGGACAAAGAGGCGGAAACAGAAACGGATCCGCTTCCGGGAGTACTATCATCCAAgcaatttgatgaagagtTAAAGTCGGGCTACCATattgttgaatttttttctccataTTGCCCACATTGTACCCATTTCGCACCAACATGGGAAGATTTTTACCACAAACATCATGAATTATATGCCGAAAAGAACAATCTTCACATCCATCAGGTGAATTGTGTTTCAAACGGTGATCTTTGCGATAAGGAGGGTGTTATGGCATACCCTACAATCAGGTTTTATTCAAGTGGCGGTAAGCTTCTTGGATCAATGGATGATTATCAGAGGACGCTGGAAGGCTTGGAAACATTTGTCAACGATCAGTTATCCCTTTGGGTTGTAGGAGAGACAGATGGCAAGCCGGACGATTTTTCGAGCGATTCAATTCCAGAGACGATTCTTCtaaacaagaagaaactgGTGCAAATTCTTGTTGGTGAAGGTGCAGATAAGCCCTACTTAGTGTCTTTTTGGCCCTCAACAGACAAGGAACTACCTCAGGATAAGTTTCAAGGTGATCACAAGGGTGTGCAGTTTTTCCAGGAATATCCCGGCAGTTACATGTTTAGAAATATTTGGAACGGGGTTTCGAAACAGTTGGCAAATGAGattgaagatggaaaattGTCATTGGCGTACTTTAACTGTGGATCCAATCCAAAGGTGTGCAGTACGTTGGGTATTGAAGACTGGCCCAGAAATGCAGAAGAAGCTATACCTCAAATCATGATGATGCTACCACCTTCTGCGGGTGGTAACAGGGTCGTTTATAATAGACCCACTCGTCCATCTATCCAAGATCTTTTATTATGGACCTCTCGCTTACTTGAAATTTACAGATTTGAGGATCTCTCAGAATCgaaaattcagaaaattGGCGGCATTGTGAAGAGATTAAGAAGAGAGAGTGACATTAAGGATTATTCCAAGGTGACATTTGTTCTTTTAGAAGACCCTGCTACCAGGGTGCCTGAAGACGATATGATTTTGAGAAAGCTTCTACAACCCATAATGGATTTTCGGGGCAATGTCTATTTATTCAAGAGTACCGATAGTACCGGCTTTCTTCGCTTGTTGAAAACACAAAGCAGAATTATGGAGGATGATTATCTTAATAAAGATTCGGATAAGAACAACAAGGATTTAATATCATTTGATCCTGCTATGTTTGCGGCAAGAACACTTTCAGCATTGCCAATGATGCTTTGCTTTAGATCAAACACGTTGGACGGTGTGGCAATGAAAAGTTTCAGTTCCAGGGATATTCGTGATACTGGAAAAGTGCTCAAATTCATCTATAAAAATGCTTACCCAATGGCATGGCCACTTTTACGTAAAAACCTCGATGTTGTGTTTCCCGAATACGATGAGTCGTATTACtctaaaaatgaaaaggtTCTTGTTTCCTTAATTGATCCAAAGAAGCCAAAGGAGCTTCAGAAAATATCATATGGAATGTCTTACATCTATCACAAATTCACCTACATTCAAAACAGGGAGCAATTTAACAAGTTGGACAAtgagaggaagaagaagtatgCCAAGATCAAAGATTTGCAAGATGGTTCACATCATCATGATATTATGAAAATCATGAGTACTACGGTTCAGGAAACTTTCGAGAACATGCACAATGAATTAAGAATCGCCTATGTTGACATAGAGAATCTCAAGGCATTGAGATATAGACTTGGCTGGAAGAATATCGTACCATCGAAGTATAAGAGTGGCGATTTCTTGTTAGTGTCAAGATTTTCAAATGGTTACTGGGACGAGTCATCTGAGGGCAAGCAGTTCAACATCGAAGACGTTGATAACGTTATTTCTGGAATAAAATACGCAAGCGAGCACGGTTTCTCTGGGAAGAGACTGTACACACCAATATTGAAGattgcaatatttgttCCACTTACGATAATAGTTATCTGCTTCATTTGGAAATGGACTCGCAAGTTTCTTTTAGCCCGTAGCCttagaaaaaataggaTGAAGGGTTTGGGAATATTGGGCGTGGATCCTTCATTGGGGAGTACCGAACTCGACAAACTTGAGTGAACTTTCTATGCATTTATGGCATGCAAACATGGATACTATTAGTTGATCTTCTTTGAGTAATATTTGAAGGGCTTTAGTTAAGTATTATGTATTTTAGGACTCGGTAGATATAATGCGCCCTTAATTcgaatattattttctttaatttttttttcatcgtaTTTTTCAAGGTAATGTCTCCAGGTAAATATTTCGATTCAACCTTTCACTCTTTAAAGTCTATCATCGTCTCAGAACTACATTCATCGACTAGTCAAGAATTTATGAGAGATGAGGACTGCCTTAAGCAGTGTATGCGGGATTTGTTGCAGCCAGCGATTATGGCTGAGGGCATATTCCACAGAGCCTTCATCTATAAATATGATCGATCTTCTACATAAATCGGTGGATCGGCTTAAGGTGCATATAACAGACAGAAATTATGATATGCTGAGTTATGATTTGTTAAAGAAGAACTACAGCAGGGAATTTTTGGACAAGAACAGAGCCAGGATAAGGAGTAAATTGGATGATATAAGGAAGCGGTCCACAAAGAGTTTGAAAACATTTCTGAATGCGAAAATCCATAGTCCCCAGGCAGCAGTGAACAATCTTTGGTCACCTTGCCTATCAAATATCGGCAGTATTCTATGGTACATTGGCTTGAATAAAGGAAACCTAAGAAATGTAGTCCCCTGGAAGATACCTGCTGAAACACCAGATGGTGATTTACCAAGGCAAGTGATAAGCGATGTGCTGGAGAGACTTGTATACAATGAAATGAAGCCTTACAACCTACTGTCAGTGTATAATGATGACTCAAACAAACAGAATTTCAACCACAACTTGACATTTCACGTGATGGATGTGGATAACCCATGCGAATGGTTTCCAAATGcaagaaagttgaaaagaaaattcatTATGCATGTGGGACCAACCAACAGTGGAAAGACATACCATGCTTTAAAAAGATTGGAGACATGCACCAAGGGATATTATGCAGGACCGTTGAGATTACTTGCCAGAGAGGTTTATGACAAAtttcagaagaagaatataaaCTGCAATTTAGTCACAGGTGAGGAGGTTCTTATTGACATTGACGGTAATGGAAATAAGGCTGGAATCACTTCGGGAACAATTGAGATGCTTTCCATGTCTGAGAGTTATGATGtggttgttgttgatgaaattcAGATGATTGGTGATCAATACAGGGGCTCAGCATGGACAAATGCCGTTCTTGGTGTTCGTGCCAAGGAGATACATTTATGCGGCGAAATATCAGCGGTGCCCATTATTAAGAGACTTGTGGCGATGACTGGGGACGATTTGGAAATCAAGACTTACAAAAGATTGGGAAAGCTTGTGGTGGATGATTCCATCGTTGAAATGACAGATTTAAGCAAGGGTGATTGCATAGTTTGCTTCAGCAAAACGGCTATTTTGGATATGAAGATTCAAATAGAGCGGCAAACTAACTTCAAGTGTGCCGTAATATATGGTGCATTACCACCAGAAACTAGATCGCAAGAAGCGCAAAGATTCAATGATGGGATATATGATATTGTTGTCGCTTCAGATGCCATTGGAATGGGGTTGAACTTGAAGATCAACAGGGTCATATTCACCACAACTCAGAAGTTCAATGGTAGCAAAAATGTTAGTCTCACTTCATCAAACATTAAGCAGATTGGAGGACGTGCAGGCAGATATGGAATTGGAGGCGAGTCTGTTGGCCATATCACGGCCATATCGAGAGATGAATTGGAAAATGTGTCCAAGGGTGTTGAGGGCGATATTAAATACATAAACAAGGCTATACTATGGCCTCCAGATGATCTTTGGATAAAGTATTATTCGATGTTTGCACCAGAAACCAATTTGGTGACAATATACCGaagatttgaagaagatttaAACATCAAGAATGCAAAGACCGCTGAAAGATCAGAAGATTTTAAAGTGCAATCATTGAAGGATAAACTAATGATGTCCGGCTTTTTCAAGACAGAAAAACTACTAAGGGGATTTCTCATTCAGGATCAGCTCCGGTGCATAAGTGCACCAACGACTTTGAGCACAAACCCAAACCAACCTATGAAATTGGTTTTAGATTACGTGCTTAAGGAATTTATGGTTAATATCATCCAACGTACTAGAAAGTCACTTTTTGACTTTACGGCCATCCCACTATATCTTTTATCTACTGAGAATGTAAAGAGAACAGGCACAATGCGTGGTCATCGTTACAGCATACGAGGAAGTTCTATGATAGAGCCAGAACCAGTGCCCGCTGCATTAAGATCAAGGGCTTCTAGGGAAAGTGCAAAATTTGCTATGGAGAGGTATCAACCTAGAAGACGATATGTGAAAAGATTGAATCCCGTCGAAGATAGGCTCACCAAACTTGAGCAGTTTCATAAAATGCTCAGCTCATACATGTGGCTTGCTTACAGGTTTCCACAAAATTTCATCGACCTGGAATCTGCGAGAAGTCTCAAGGAGGTGTCTGAATTTAAAATAAGTGAAATGCTTGGCAGTTTAAGAGCTGTTTCAGGTGGCTCGAAGAGGTTTAAGACATTCTTGAAGCATTAGCAAAAACGAGAGTGCGATGCATTCAATTTCACGTATTTAAAactgtatatatatattatattcatGACAAGACAAATGTCGGTCGCATTCTGATACTTGTGCACAAAATAGATCAATAAAAATTCAAGGAAAGCGCATACCTGTACATCATATCTCCCATTTCGATGCTTCGCTGTCATTAATTGTAACAAACGGTTCATCTATTGCATTTATTGAAACATCATTGCAAAGACAACACTTCTTGGATAGAACAGCATCAATTTCCTTTCTGATCAAAACAAGCTGTCCTCTGTCTCCACTATTCTGAGAAAGTTtcttttgcaatacatatatttCAGATTTCAACTTGTAATCAGATGACTCGGAAATACGCTTAACAAGGCAGTCCTGGTGAAACGAATGAAAGCAGGGAAATGTGATGAATCTCCTGGTTGTAAGAATTTTATGACAAAGCATACATGATTCATAGGGCTCAATAATGTGAAAGTTCTCTTCCTTAAATCGTTTAATTTGCTGTTTAATATGATCAGACTGAAGAACAGAATCGTCCATTTGCTGCTGCAAGTCAGACATCCGGGATGAAAGACTTTGAAGTGACTTAACAACCTCTTCCTTAAAATTATccacaaaaacaaaatcagGAAATAGCGGTAAAAGATCCTTCATACTGATTGATTCACATTTTCTCATTAAGTAGCGAAGAATAAGTCTGATCTgtgatttctttttgtcaCCTTGGGATCCAGTGAAAGCTGCCGTTTGCTGATTCGTAAACATATCTTTATGAGCCTCCAAGTaattttcatctgcaaGAACATTATTTATCAACACCTTTGAAATACACAAccatattttctttgttttaCGTGAAGAAAATGCCGATATTCTCTCAGCTTCAAGAACAGCCAATTCAATCAGTCCATGCTTTAGTGCAAGATTAACTGCTTCTATACATTCGCCAATTAGCGAGTAAACCTGGACTGCACTCCTTATACGATGATGCTTAATAGCCATTCTTAAGATAAAGTCTGgatcaaataaaatgtcTTGCGAATTTCCAGAAGCCCCAAGGACTCCTTCATTTGTGCGGCAATTTTCCAGATATTTCAATATCGGATCCTCATTTTCCAAGTTTGGATAACTGAGAAGAATAGAAAGGTATGAATTATGTATAATTCTATCTTTAACCTGCCTGTTGTCAATCAAATAATGTAGAAAGCGAACAGCCTGATTACGATCAACAGTAATGCTTCTCGGTTCGGCAACGGTTTTTTGATATGTAAGCAAGGCTGGAAGTAGCTTTAAATACCGAAGGTCATCTAGTAGACGAATCCATATATCACATGTTTTCACTGGGTAATTCACAAATAAAAGAGTTGAATACTTGTATACAAGCTCGGGCAATTTTTGTACTGTTAATACCTTGAGTGCATCCTCCCACATGCTTAAACTCATATAGTacttcaaaacaaaattgTAATCACCAACGAGGTTAGCAAAATATAGAAGCTCTTCCTTTCTGTCATGACTTAATATAATCTGATAAATTGTATCTTTATCCAATTCGTCCTTGAAATCATCCAAGAAGCGGTGAAATTCATTGATTAAACCTTTAAGAGTTCTCTCAATGTTATCTGATGCATTATTTTTCGCTTTTTCACTGCTTGCGAAAACTGGTGTGGAGGAAAGCAACTCATCACTAACGGAATTCAATTGCTCCATATAAAGTTCAACCAACCAACTACTTAATATCATGGCCTGCATAGAATTAGACTTCGGAATGGTTTTAAGTTTTTTAAAAAGATAGTTTCTAAGTGGCTTGTCTTGGTGTGCATCCATGAACATTAGGGAAACATGTTCAATGGGCTGCGAAGTTTCTGCAAAACATTCTGCAGAGCTTTGAAAATCCCCCTTTTcaaacaaatatttgcttttctggGACATGATTATATCATACTTCGTTTGATCAACACCAGTGGGCGATTTTAACGTGGCGATAGCATCGTCAAACATACTCTTTTCAACCATAAGCTTCCATATTCCAGAATTTTCCTTATCCACGACAATTTCATAAATTATATCGCAAGAGTATAGCCAGAAGGTATTGTTAATGATATCGGACACAAAGCCTATAAACGGCTCATTAGAAGGAAGAATTCGTGTTGATGACACCTTGCACTGGTTCAATTGATTGTATATAACAAGTTCGCCGGAAACTGTTAATACTAGAATGTAATATTCAGTGAGCATGATGGATGATACCGATGAGCCTGTCAACAGGTCCATTTTCACATGGTTAAGTTCCTTCTTTGATTTGAAATTGACACTTCCATAGGTCACTTGATATGAATTGTCCTCTTCATTGATATCCAAAAATGCAATCGACTTGTTATTTCTAGTCATATGAATAATCGAATTAAAATTGAAACTTATCGGTTCCCTTTTAAACGAATTTTGAAATGAGCTTGTAGTGGCACTTACTGCCTCGTTAACTTTACAGCGAAACTGTACGATTCTGTTGCTCGTAAGACCACACATAACTTTACAGTTGATAGTACCATCAGAATGATACTTTCCAACAGAAATGTTACAAACATAACTAATTCCATTCTTGCTGTGCCATATCTGTTTGACTaatctctctttcttaGATTCAACCTTTATTTCATACAAATACCCATCTGCAGTGCTGACAAGAATTGGCCCAGTATAGTGATCTTGAATAAGGCTGTCAACAAAAGAGATACAGGTCACTCGTAGGCCTCTCAATTTTGACAGCTCTTTTGCATGTCGAGATTTCCGgttcaaataataaaattcatCTGCATCAGTTTGAATGATGAGGTGATAACCTTTCTTATCGACAAATGCGTTTTTCACAAGCCCCGTTCGCAGTCCaatgttgattttttcGACATTCTCTGGGTTTTCAAGATTTATTCGATACACAAATCCTAACTGTAGAACTATGTAGAGGATATTGTTGCTGACGAGAAGCTTTTTGATCCTACCACCTGTTTGGAATTGCAATTGAACCGGTTCTAAGGTGAATGTTGAATCACCTTCACCTCCAAAAATCTGTTCCTCAGTCATTAAGTGGTCGATTGATTACTTATGtcgaaaatatatattttaagAGAAAAGGTAACGAAGGGAAAGttatttttccaaaattaaTGCTAGCCCATCTTCTGAACTTATCTAGATTAGAAGATAAATCGCGCTATAATAATTGCAAACATATTTTTCTGGGAATTGCAAAACTTCACACTTATGCAAACAAACAACATATTGCATGTACATATTTTTAGAACGTGAATTTTAAGCTGGAATATCATTCAGAACATAATCGTTGTCTTTTTAGCATTCTcttgatattttgaaatggGCTCAAGCATACCTATAAAGCTTCTTAACGAGGCTCAAGTAAGTATATCTACATAATGCATTACTTTTCAGTGCGTACGTTACTAACACCACatatttcaatattcaattAGGGCCACGTTGTGTCAGTCGAACTTAACAATGGTGCAGGGCTAAAGGGCAAACTTTCTGACTCAGAGGATAGCATGAATGTGCTGTTAAAAGATGTGACGGAAACCAGTCGGGATGGGAGTGTGAAGCATttggatgaaatatttgtaaGGGGCTCACAAATAAGATTTGTATCCGTTCCGGACATTCTTAAGAATGCACCGTTTCTCAAAAAACAGCTTCATGAGTAATGAGGGAAGCTTGATGTCGGAAACACTGTCCGGATTGTATAGTATAACTTTAACGAATGTCATAAATTAATATAATACATTATAGATTAGATCGGTAGGTACGcagcaacaaaaaaaaaatatcacttAAATTATTAATGCCATTTACACATATGCAAATTGTAATCCTAGAGATTACCATACAGAAAAACAAACTAATCAAAACCCTCCAAAATGTTGAGTGCCTTCTCCAACCTGGCATAACTCTTGTCGTACCTTTGGGGATCAAGCATCATATTTGCCGTAAGCCTGCTAATTGACCCAACTATCTTTTCAAGCAAGTACTTTTCTTCCACAGGCATATCCAGGGACGAGAACTCCTGACCAATCACAATTCCATCGGTGGCATTCAATAGTCTGGCCAAAGTATCATATGAAAAGGACGACACACCCTTACTCTGATGTTTAGAATGCTTACCGGCGGAAGATTTACTAGATCTTGCCAGTGAGTTTCTTTTGACCGATTTTCTCACTGAAGAATACGTAGATGCTGGTCTAGTCTTCGTGAGACCTTGTCTTGAGGTGGATTTTCCGACAGGAACACTAACACTTTCAGAGCTTTTAGCCTCAACCGGATGTGAAATAGTGCTTGGTACATCTAAAGCTTTTGTAGATCCGGAATCCTGGAGACTTGGTTGGATACTTGATGATGACTCCTCTGACTCTGATGAGGTTATCACAGCAGCCTCTTTGTTGGCGAGATCTGAGTTTGTCTGCATTGGTTCAGGCTTAGTGCTAACTTTCGAAGGTGCGGAAGAAGTGTATGTTGAATTTCTTCCCGAGGTACCTATGCTTGCCGAAACAACCGGAAGAACCGTCCCACGAGATTTTCCAGTCTGAAGAGTTCTGACTGATTTGGTTCTTTCCGAAAGAGTTGCATTCCTCGTGAACGTGGATGAATAAACAGAGCTTGCAGCATCtgtatcatcatcatcttcttcttcgtctTCCCAATCATTCTCGTTTGAAACAGCCGTATGGAACGAGGCCGTGCTTGTTGGCGTTATTGGAATGTTTGCAGAGGATGTGGAATTCCTCTTAGAGGTGATCTCATCACTAGAAGAGTCGGAATCCTCACCGGACTGATGCGTATCGTCTTTTTTCACAGGGCTGTGCTCTGAAGAAGGAATTTGCGGGTTGGCATCAAGCTCActtttcaaactttcaACCTGCTGCATCAACTCGCCAAACTTACCGCTGAGCTTCCGGCTGAGTCTGCGTGCATGCCGCATTGATGCATTGTCCTTTGAACTGGAGGAAATTTCCTTATCTGGCAAAATCCGCGGTCCGATAAGACTTGTACGCCTGCTAGCAGAGATACTGTGGGAATCACTTGTGGAAACACCTTCGGTGATTGATTCCATATCCCCAATACATGTAGAAATTGGCCTTCTTGAAGATCTGGCTGGGACTGAGTGCTCTAGATCAACCGAGTTTTCCTTATCAGGAGCACTTCCTGGGCTCCCTTTACCTTCCAGGATCGGCTCTCCTGTAGTAGTTGGCAAAATGACTGCCTCTCTGATCGAAGACGATTCTGGATTCTGTGACGTTGATGTGGCCAATGTTCTTGCAGTAGATGCACTAGAACGATAACTTTCACGATGTGCGAGATCGCTCCCCACTGTCCGCACCTCAGAAGATCTGTTCATGGATCTTCTTCCATTGGTGTACTGCCTGGAGGAATTATCGTTCACCACATATCTGATTGTGTCGATGTCGGCATTTTGGACAACTCCCGAGTAGCTGGAGGACATGGAAAACCGATTATTTGCAGAAGGTGGAAATATAGGCGATCCCAAACTctttttgctgctttcaCCACTTGCAACACCTTGAATGTCTGGACTTGGCGTTGAAAGCCTCGAATTAGACCTACTAGAAGGAGAAACTGATTCGAGTCTGCTGCCTTGGCCTTCATCCTGAAAGTCTAGGGTAGAAGACTTTTGCTTGGTATCCCCTTTTGCCATTGTTGTGATCGAATGTCCGAAAACCAGGTACCTGTGAAACTgttatttgatttatgGAATGCACAATTGCGCAATGTGTAGTTTTCTGTGATTTTTACTTGTTGCTTTCgctttttgcttttactTCTTGCTTCAGCGAACACTGATAAGATATCTGTATCTGATCTCAATGTGTTAAGAAAGACGTGTGAGTATATTAATAAAAGTTGGcttcaaagaaagcaaaccCAGGAGAAGTGAAGACTGCATATACAGTTTAAGAATCCGCTACTGCCAAGGTACCCCCACCCGTCCTATATATAAAATGAGATGGatgaattaaatttatcatcGGGCAGCAGGGGGAAAAAGATGGCTGGCCTATTCCAAATCAGGAAATCCCCGATCAATTGGTGccaaattttttctcatgCTTTTACAATACACTTCTGGCGCTTTTTCGtgtataaatattttttcatgttttcTCATGCTTTTTCAGATCCAATATTGTCCACATCCTCATTATGCAAATATGACTTTTCTGGTTGAAGTAGCATTTAGTGTGTTGCCAACTGGTGGAAAGAATGCTCGAGTACAAGCACAGAAATGCGTAGTCAAATAAACTGATGCTTGTGCCGGAACAAACAGAAGCTGAGTTGTTTGGTGCTGAGCTACAAACAGCATTCTATAAAGTagaaaaatacaatacTACAGTTAGCGAAACGACGGAGCAACGGTTAATAGAGTGTTAATTTTCATGGTAAAAGGGATGTAGCGAAGCCATTCAAGGCATAGCCAAGAAACCCGCTTGTACAATTATCTATCCTATATCAGCTAGTCTGTAAGCTCAGTGATATCATCCTCGTTGGCCTTAAGGCCAATAACGTTGAGGAACAAGTTTAATTCGGAGAGATGCTTTTCGGCCTTGGCAGAATCGCCGGCCTCCCTCAACCTCTTGCTGGTGGCCATAGCACCAAAGATTTCATCTCTAACCTCATCGACAACAATTCTTTGGTGGCTAAGCTGGCCTGCCAAAGACAACGAGGCGAGGAATTCCCAAATATAAGAGTCGTTGCCATCCGAGTCCGAGTTTCTGACCAACTTCTGCTCATCGTTAGAGAAGTAGGGTGGGAAGACAATGGTAATTCTGCCCTCCAAGAACTGGAAGAGCTTGTTGTAGGTTTGCTGCCAGTGGGACAAGTCCTGAGCACTTATGCCATTGGTCATCTCTTGCTTGATCAATTCAAGCCTTGATATGAGCACAGTTATA includes the following:
- a CDS encoding uncharacterized protein (SECRETED:SignalP(1-23)); translation: MLSVRRLLSHLIFFLVLVNICKGEEEVDKEAETETDPLPGVLSSKQFDEELKSGYHIVEFFSPYCPHCTHFAPTWEDFYHKHHELYAEKNNLHIHQVNCVSNGDLCDKEGVMAYPTIRFYSSGGKLLGSMDDYQRTLEGLETFVNDQLSLWVVGETDGKPDDFSSDSIPETILLNKKKLVQILVGEGADKPYLVSFWPSTDKELPQDKFQGDHKGVQFFQEYPGSYMFRNIWNGVSKQLANEIEDGKLSLAYFNCGSNPKVCSTLGIEDWPRNAEEAIPQIMMMLPPSAGGNRVVYNRPTRPSIQDLLLWTSRLLEIYRFEDLSESKIQKIGGIVKRLRRESDIKDYSKVTFVLLEDPATRVPEDDMILRKLLQPIMDFRGNVYLFKSTDSTGFLRLLKTQSRIMEDDYLNKDSDKNNKDLISFDPAMFAARTLSALPMMLCFRSNTLDGVAMKSFSSRDIRDTGKVLKFIYKNAYPMAWPLLRKNLDVVFPEYDESYYSKNEKVLVSLIDPKKPKELQKISYGMSYIYHKFTYIQNREQFNKLDNERKKKYAKIKDLQDGSHHHDIMKIMSTTVQETFENMHNELRIAYVDIENLKALRYRLGWKNIVPSKYKSGDFLLVSRFSNGYWDESSEGKQFNIEDVDNVISGIKYASEHGFSGKRLYTPILKIAIFVPLTIIVICFIWKWTRKFLLARSLRKNRMKGLGILGVDPSLGSTELDKLE
- a CDS encoding uncharacterized protein (BUSCO:EOG092629FB), with product MIDLLHKSVDRLKVHITDRNYDMLSYDLLKKNYSREFLDKNRARIRSKLDDIRKRSTKSLKTFLNAKIHSPQAAVNNLWSPCLSNIGSILWYIGLNKGNLRNVVPWKIPAETPDGDLPRQVISDVLERLVYNEMKPYNLLSVYNDDSNKQNFNHNLTFHVMDVDNPCEWFPNARKLKRKFIMHVGPTNSGKTYHALKRLETCTKGYYAGPLRLLAREVYDKFQKKNINCNLVTGEEVLIDIDGNGNKAGITSGTIEMLSMSESYDVVVVDEIQMIGDQYRGSAWTNAVLGVRAKEIHLCGEISAVPIIKRLVAMTGDDLEIKTYKRLGKLVVDDSIVEMTDLSKGDCIVCFSKTAILDMKIQIERQTNFKCAVIYGALPPETRSQEAQRFNDGIYDIVVASDAIGMGLNLKINRVIFTTTQKFNGSKNVSLTSSNIKQIGGRAGRYGIGGESVGHITAISRDELENVSKGVEGDIKYINKAILWPPDDLWIKYYSMFAPETNLVTIYRRFEEDLNIKNAKTAERSEDFKVQSLKDKLMMSGFFKTEKLLRGFLIQDQLRCISAPTTLSTNPNQPMKLVLDYVLKEFMVNIIQRTRKSLFDFTAIPLYLLSTENVKRTGTMRGHRYSIRGSSMIEPEPVPAALRSRASRESAKFAMERYQPRRRYVKRLNPVEDRLTKLEQFHKMLSSYMWLAYRFPQNFIDLESARSLKEVSEFKISEMLGSLRAVSGGSKRFKTFLKH
- a CDS encoding uncharacterized protein (BUSCO:EOG09260HS3) codes for the protein MTEEQIFGGEGDSTFTLEPVQLQFQTGGRIKKLLVSNNILYIVLQLGFVYRINLENPENVEKINIGLRTGLVKNAFVDKKGYHLIIQTDADEFYYLNRKSRHAKELSKLRGLRVTCISFVDSLIQDHYTGPILVSTADGYLYEIKVESKKERLVKQIWHSKNGISYVCNISVGKYHSDGTINCKVMCGLTSNRIVQFRCKVNEAVSATTSSFQNSFKREPISFNFNSIIHMTRNNKSIAFLDINEEDNSYQVTYGSVNFKSKKELNHVKMDLLTGSSVSSIMLTEYYILVLTVSGELVIYNQLNQCKVSSTRILPSNEPFIGFVSDIINNTFWLYSCDIIYEIVVDKENSGIWKLMVEKSMFDDAIATLKSPTGVDQTKYDIIMSQKSKYLFEKGDFQSSAECFAETSQPIEHVSLMFMDAHQDKPLRNYLFKKLKTIPKSNSMQAMILSSWLVELYMEQLNSVSDELLSSTPVFASSEKAKNNASDNIERTLKGLINEFHRFLDDFKDELDKDTIYQIILSHDRKEELLYFANLVGDYNFVLKYYMSLSMWEDALKVLTVQKLPELVYKYSTLLFVNYPVKTCDIWIRLLDDLRYLKLLPALLTYQKTVAEPRSITVDRNQAVRFLHYLIDNRQVKDRIIHNSYLSILLSYPNLENEDPILKYLENCRTNEGVLGASGNSQDILFDPDFILRMAIKHHRIRSAVQVYSLIGECIEAVNLALKHGLIELAVLEAERISAFSSRKTKKIWLCISKVLINNVLADENYLEAHKDMFTNQQTAAFTGSQGDKKKSQIRLILRYLMRKCESISMKDLLPLFPDFVFVDNFKEEVVKSLQSLSSRMSDLQQQMDDSVLQSDHIKQQIKRFKEENFHIIEPYESCMLCHKILTTRRFITFPCFHSFHQDCLVKRISESSDYKLKSEIYVLQKKLSQNSGDRGQLVLIRKEIDAVLSKKCCLCNDVSINAIDEPFVTINDSEASKWEI
- the SMD3 gene encoding small nuclear ribonucleoprotein Sm D3 translates to MGSSIPIKLLNEAQGHVVSVELNNGAGLKGKLSDSEDSMNVLLKDVTETSRDGSVKHLDEIFVRGSQIRFVSVPDILKNAPFLKKQLHE